The sequence TGGTGGCCGACATCGACGGCGTGGTGGTGGTGCCCGCCGCGCGCGCGCAGCAGGTGGCCGATGCGGCCGAAGCGCGCGAGGCCAACGAGACGGCCAAGCGCGCGCGCTTCGCGGCCGGCGAGCTTGGCCTGGACATGTACGCCATGCGCGAGCCGCTGGCCAAGGCCGGCCTGCGCTACATCGACTGAGTGCGGCGCACCGCTGGCCCGGCAAGGATGCCCGCGCCGCAGACCTGGGGACCAGAAATCCCCGCAACCTGAAAATCGATGATGACAACTTTCATTCGCCGCCACGTGCTGGCCCTGGCCGGGGTGCTGGCGCTCGGCGCCTCCCTGAAGGCCGGTGCTGCCGATGCCTATCCGTCCAGGCCCATCAAGATGCTGGTCGGCTACAGCGCCGGCGGCGCGGTCGACGCCATCGCACGCTCGGTCGGCCAGCGCATGTCGGCCATCCTCGGGCAGCCGGTGGTGGTGGAGAACAAGCCGGGCGCGGGAACCAACATCGCGGTGAAGGCGCTCATCGCGAGCCCGCCCGACGGCTACACGCTGCTGCTCGCGGCCAACGCCTTGGCGGTGAACCCTTCGCTCTTCGAGCCCGCGCCCTACGACCTCGAGCGCGACCTGACGCCGGTCGCCTCGGTCGGCCGCGTGCCGGTGGTGTTCTCGGTGCGCGAGGGCTCGGCCCTCAAGACGCTGCCCGAACTGGTGGCCGCGGCCAAGGCCAGGCCGGGCGGCGTCACGGTCGCCACGCCGGGCAACGGCTCCACGCCGCATCTGGCGATGGAACTGTTCCAGCACACCGCCGGTCTCTCGCTGCGCCATGTGCCCTACAAGGGTGGCGCGCAGGCCCTCACCGATGTGCTCGGCGGGCATGTGGACGTGGTGGC is a genomic window of Variovorax sp. V213 containing:
- a CDS encoding Bug family tripartite tricarboxylate transporter substrate binding protein, whose protein sequence is MTTFIRRHVLALAGVLALGASLKAGAADAYPSRPIKMLVGYSAGGAVDAIARSVGQRMSAILGQPVVVENKPGAGTNIAVKALIASPPDGYTLLLAANALAVNPSLFEPAPYDLERDLTPVASVGRVPVVFSVREGSALKTLPELVAAAKARPGGVTVATPGNGSTPHLAMELFQHTAGLSLRHVPYKGGAQALTDVLGGHVDVVAVNALEVLPLAKSGKLKVLAVMSSERAAVLPGVPTVAESGYPGFESSVWYGFVAPAKLPQPVLAKLHEAVQKALESPEVRDQLAAAGGVTLPGPAAQFDGLLKTDAVRYGKLIREANIKPD